In Paenibacillus xylanilyticus, the genomic window GCTGTAGGCATGGCCAAGGACGCGTATGAGTCTGTGCCTGCGGCAGCAGAAATTTTCCGTACAGCCGATGATGTGCTGGGCTTCTCGTTGAGCAATCTCGTGTTTGAAGGACCAGAGACTGAGTTGAAACAGACATCAAATACACAACCGGCTCTGCTCACTGCGAGTATTGCATTGCTTGAGGCTTTTAAAGAAAAAGGGATTGAGCCCGACTATACGGCTGGACACAGTCTGGGTGAATACAGTGCGCTCGTTGCAGCGGGCGTGCTGACATTTGCTGACGCCGTGAGCATTGTACGGGCACGTGGTCAGTATATGGAACAAGCAGTACCAGGCGGGCAAGGAGCAATGGCTGCAGTTCTGGGTGCGGATCGGGAAGCGCTGGGGGTGCTTTGCCGGGACGTATCCGAAACGGGTCACGCGGTTGAACTTGCTAATATGAACTGTCCGGGTCAAATTGTTATTTCCGGTGTCAAGGAAGGTGTGGCTGCTGTAGCGGAACGGGTGAAGGAAGCTGGCGGCAAACGTGCTATTCCACTGGAAGTTAGCGGTCCTTTTCATTCCTCATTGATGAAGGAAGCTGCTGGGAAACTGGCAGAGAAATTGGAGACTGTAACATTCTCGCCAGCCAAGGTTCCTGTAGTCGCTAATGTGACAGCAAGACCTGTGGAAAATGGACAGGTTCAGCAATTGTTGACGGAACAGGTCTATTCTCCGGTTTTATGGGAAGACAGTGTGACATGGCTTATTGAGCAAGGTGTAGATACCTTCGTTGAGATTGGTTCTGGAAGTGTATTGACCGGATTGATTAAAAAAACAGATAAATCCGTAAAATTGTACAATGTGAACAGTCTTGAAACGCTTGAAGCTACTGCAGCTGCATTAAAGTGATTAAATGACAGGTTATTTGGGGAAAGGAGGAATTAGGTTGTCTAAACCGTTAGAAGGTAAAAACGCACTGGTTACAGGGGCATCTCGCGGAATTGGCCGCAGCATTGCACTTGCTCTGGCTGAAGCTGGTGCGAATGTAGCCGTAAACTATGCAGGCAGTCAGGCTGCTGCTGAAGAAGTGGCGGAAGAGATTCGTGCCAAGGGAGTTCAGGCCATCACCATTCAGGCCAATGTTGGAGTAATGGATGAAGCTGAACAAATGGTCAAGACTACTCTTGAAGCCTGGGGCAATGTGGACATTCTGATTAATAATGCAGGGATTACACGTGATAATCTGATCATGCGCATGAAAGAGGAAGAGTTTGATCAGGTTATTGAGACCAATCTCAAAGGGGTATTTAACTGCCTCAAAGCCGTTACTCGTCCAATGATGAAACAACGCTCGGGCAGAATTATCAATATCTCTTCTGTGGTTGGTGTTCTGGGTAATGCCGGACAAGCCAACTATGTTGCTGCAAAGGCAGGGGTCATCGGTCTGACTAAGGCGTCGGCTCGTGAACTGGCTTCCCGTGGCATCACGGTTAACTGTGTAGCACCAGGGTTCATTGAGACGGACATGACCAAGGAATTGTCACAGGAACTCGTAGATGGTATGCTGAGTGGCATTCCGCTGTCCCGACTGGGTCAGCCGGATGAAATTGCCGGAGTTGTTACATTCCTGGCATCGGGAGCTTCATCGTATATGACAGGGCAGACATTGCACGTCGATGGCGGCATGTACATGTAAAACGTCCCGGACTTAAATTAATAGTCGGGGAACAGGCGCTGGACGATCCGAAATG contains:
- the fabD gene encoding ACP S-malonyltransferase, which gives rise to MSKIAFVFPGQGSQAVGMAKDAYESVPAAAEIFRTADDVLGFSLSNLVFEGPETELKQTSNTQPALLTASIALLEAFKEKGIEPDYTAGHSLGEYSALVAAGVLTFADAVSIVRARGQYMEQAVPGGQGAMAAVLGADREALGVLCRDVSETGHAVELANMNCPGQIVISGVKEGVAAVAERVKEAGGKRAIPLEVSGPFHSSLMKEAAGKLAEKLETVTFSPAKVPVVANVTARPVENGQVQQLLTEQVYSPVLWEDSVTWLIEQGVDTFVEIGSGSVLTGLIKKTDKSVKLYNVNSLETLEATAAALK
- the fabG gene encoding 3-oxoacyl-[acyl-carrier-protein] reductase translates to MSKPLEGKNALVTGASRGIGRSIALALAEAGANVAVNYAGSQAAAEEVAEEIRAKGVQAITIQANVGVMDEAEQMVKTTLEAWGNVDILINNAGITRDNLIMRMKEEEFDQVIETNLKGVFNCLKAVTRPMMKQRSGRIINISSVVGVLGNAGQANYVAAKAGVIGLTKASARELASRGITVNCVAPGFIETDMTKELSQELVDGMLSGIPLSRLGQPDEIAGVVTFLASGASSYMTGQTLHVDGGMYM